The genomic stretch ACGCTGGCGGCCCTCGCGGCCGCGAGCCCGCGCGCCGTCGCCGTGCGGGTCGCGGACCTGCGCGAGGCGCGGCTGCGGAAGATCGTCGCGAACGACCCCTCGCAGGGCAAGTTCCTCAAGGGGTGGCTGAACCGCCTGAACGACCTGCGCCGCGCGGCGGGGCTGGCGGGTGAATCCGCGGAGGCGGAGTCCGCGCCCGCGGAGGACTTCGCCGACGAGTCGGTGGGCAACGATGGCGACGAGTCTACCGTGGTGGGGCGGGCCGACCGCGACCTGCCGGACGACGAGGACGAGGCGCCCGCGTCCGGCGGGGGCGCCGGCGCGGGGATCGCCCTGCTGCAGCCCGCCGGCCCGGCGGCCTTCCTCGCCGGCGCGCGGGCCGTCCTGGAGGGCGCGGGAACGGGCGAGCTCTTCGTTCTGGACCCGCGGGCTTCGTCCGACGACGCGCTGCGCGCGTGGAACCCGGGTGCGGCGGACGGCGAAGGCTTCGACATTCCCGTGCAGGCGGTGGCGTCGGTGACGCCGCTGGGCGTGCACGCCGATGGCGGGCGGTTCCTCGCGGCCGTGGCCTTCCAACCGGGGTTCGAGTCGCTGGCCGTGCTGTTCCGGCGGCTGGGCGGAGCCGGGCCGGGCGACGCGCCGGCCCCGTTCGCCGCCACGACGGAAGCCGCGCCGGGAACGGCCGACGACGATCCCGCGGCGCCGCGGGACGGCGAGGTGAGCGAGGTGGCCGACCTGGACACGGCGCGCACCCTGGCCAACCTCGGCGCGGGGCTCGCGGAAGCGGAGGCGATGGAGGCCCCGCGCGCCGAAACCGCGGGCGACGCCACCCTGCCGATCGACATGGCCAGGGTGAAGGCGTTCCTGAACGCCTGCACGAGTTCGTCCCCGCGCGTCACCTACGGGCTGGGCGACAAGGTGCCCTTCTTCAACGCCGTCCCCGGCAAGGACTTCCGGAAGGTGGACTGCAGCGGGTTCGTCCGCGAGGCCATCCGCCGCGCGACGACCCCGCGGGCCGCCTTTCCCGACGGCTCGGTGGTGCAGCACGAGTGGGTGCGCAAGGGCGGCTTCCGCAAGAGCAACTACGAGGCGGCGTTCAAGGCCGACGGCGCCGTGCGCATCGCCTTCCTGCGCCCGCAGGACTCACCGAAGAAGATCGGCCACGTGGTGCTGGTCCATAACGGCCGCACCTACGAATCCCACGGCGGCGTGGGCCCCGACTCGCGCGTGTGGGGCGAGCAGGCCTGGGAAAAGAAGGCTTTCGTGTACCGGCTCACCAATCCCGCGTAACGTTCACCCCCCTCGATGAAGGAGACGAGCATGAGCAACAAGGAGAATCGGCACGATCCCCCCGGGTTC from Longimicrobium sp. encodes the following:
- a CDS encoding glycoside hydrolase family 108 protein, which translates into the protein MTASSFESALAFVLKWEGSKFTNDPDDHGGATRYGVTQRVYDAHRQRAGQPLQSVKFITMDEVRTLYRRGYWGPAHGDQAQPPLDLVLFDTGVLMGVGRATRFLQTALGVAADGAAGPATLAALAAASPRAVAVRVADLREARLRKIVANDPSQGKFLKGWLNRLNDLRRAAGLAGESAEAESAPAEDFADESVGNDGDESTVVGRADRDLPDDEDEAPASGGGAGAGIALLQPAGPAAFLAGARAVLEGAGTGELFVLDPRASSDDALRAWNPGAADGEGFDIPVQAVASVTPLGVHADGGRFLAAVAFQPGFESLAVLFRRLGGAGPGDAPAPFAATTEAAPGTADDDPAAPRDGEVSEVADLDTARTLANLGAGLAEAEAMEAPRAETAGDATLPIDMARVKAFLNACTSSSPRVTYGLGDKVPFFNAVPGKDFRKVDCSGFVREAIRRATTPRAAFPDGSVVQHEWVRKGGFRKSNYEAAFKADGAVRIAFLRPQDSPKKIGHVVLVHNGRTYESHGGVGPDSRVWGEQAWEKKAFVYRLTNPA